A single window of Syntrophotalea acetylenica DNA harbors:
- a CDS encoding transglycosylase SLT domain-containing protein, with protein MIANRETRYDERIKTAVLRHFSELLTDFGPFGWLWIRAQIWQESRFDPRAKSPAGAMGLMQLMPDTAAELDVTAPWDPAQNIDAGVRYLADQYRHMTEIPTFAERIRFALAAYNGGRGYVNFALVLARDAEGLPASFTRWRKLGSLPGQWQTWKNSAPYLDDPRCRPGGRRADARQMWGYVAKIEARYQHYLRTALSGQGQVLHAGH; from the coding sequence ATGATCGCTAACCGCGAAACCCGATACGACGAACGCATCAAAACCGCCGTGCTGCGGCATTTCTCCGAGTTGCTGACCGACTTCGGCCCGTTCGGCTGGCTGTGGATCCGTGCCCAGATCTGGCAGGAGTCGCGGTTTGACCCCCGCGCCAAATCCCCGGCGGGGGCCATGGGCCTGATGCAGCTGATGCCGGACACCGCCGCCGAGTTGGACGTGACCGCGCCGTGGGACCCGGCACAAAACATCGATGCCGGGGTGCGCTACCTGGCGGATCAGTATCGCCACATGACCGAGATCCCGACGTTTGCCGAGCGCATACGCTTTGCCCTGGCCGCCTACAACGGCGGGCGCGGCTACGTCAATTTCGCCCTGGTGCTGGCTCGCGACGCCGAAGGATTGCCCGCCAGCTTTACCCGCTGGCGCAAGCTCGGCAGCCTGCCGGGGCAGTGGCAGACCTGGAAAAACAGCGCGCCGTATCTGGACGATCCGCGCTGCCGACCCGGCGGCCGCCGCGCCGACGCCCGGCAGATGTGGGGCTATGTTGCCAAAATCGAGGCACGCTATCAGCACTACCTGCGCACCGCGCTGTCTGGCCAGGGGCAGGTGCTGCATGCCGGCCACTGA
- a CDS encoding phage tail tube protein codes for MSIFRKSNTTVYAKMQAAKDAAAVVDGANAIDVLQDSAFVQPKGNLIDRGLIRGGRWPSKKVVGGRWGEGPLNLEIRGSGTAGTAPEFGPLLQTLLGTATTNSAGTVADVAATTTEFDSALDLTVGQLVRVEIGSGYEVRRIATKDGVGPFTYTVHRAFSQSPADGAVIAAGVTYHHLGTETESYMTLEQYLDGLKLLCTDAVCEKLDVATTEKEVIKGTFAIRAIGCAESNDSDSLTPAYDDTDPLIGTDCNLLLDGTALNMKSMEFSLGTRRERGGVNSTGISELPFSSKFEATCKLTPWVEDKTPFTNFFAGALADVEMTKGATAGNILHILIEDVQREGPSIGDDDGDFTWEDSLTVTGGICIGFF; via the coding sequence ATGTCCATTTTTCGCAAATCCAACACCACCGTCTACGCCAAGATGCAGGCCGCCAAAGATGCTGCGGCTGTGGTGGACGGCGCCAATGCCATTGACGTGCTGCAGGATTCCGCGTTCGTGCAGCCCAAGGGCAATCTCATCGACCGCGGGCTGATCCGCGGCGGCCGCTGGCCCAGCAAAAAGGTGGTCGGCGGTCGCTGGGGCGAAGGTCCCCTCAATCTGGAGATACGCGGCAGCGGCACCGCCGGCACCGCGCCGGAGTTCGGCCCACTGCTCCAGACCCTGCTCGGCACCGCGACCACCAACAGCGCCGGCACCGTGGCCGACGTGGCGGCCACCACCACCGAATTTGACAGTGCGCTGGATCTGACCGTTGGCCAGCTGGTGCGGGTCGAGATCGGCAGCGGCTACGAGGTGCGGCGCATCGCCACCAAGGACGGTGTTGGCCCCTTCACCTATACCGTGCATCGGGCCTTCTCCCAGTCACCAGCCGACGGCGCGGTGATCGCAGCCGGCGTGACCTACCATCATCTTGGCACCGAGACCGAGAGCTACATGACCCTGGAGCAGTATCTCGACGGACTCAAGTTGCTCTGCACCGATGCGGTATGCGAAAAGCTCGACGTCGCCACCACCGAAAAAGAGGTCATCAAAGGCACCTTTGCGATCCGCGCCATCGGCTGTGCCGAGAGCAACGACAGCGACAGTCTGACCCCGGCCTACGACGATACCGACCCGCTGATCGGCACCGATTGCAACCTGCTGCTCGACGGCACCGCTCTCAACATGAAGAGCATGGAGTTCAGTCTCGGCACCCGCCGCGAGCGTGGCGGCGTCAACTCCACAGGCATCAGCGAGCTGCCTTTTAGCAGCAAGTTCGAGGCAACCTGCAAGCTCACTCCCTGGGTCGAAGACAAGACTCCCTTTACCAATTTCTTTGCCGGGGCTCTGGCCGATGTCGAGATGACCAAGGGCGCCACTGCCGGCAACATCTTGCACATCCTCATCGAAGACGTGCAACGCGAAGGCCCCAGCATTGGCGACGACGACGGCGATTTTACCTGGGAGGATTCGTTGACCGTCACCGGCGGGATCTGCATCGGGTTTTTCTAA
- a CDS encoding tape measure protein — protein sequence MAKDKKISLIISAKNQAKGAFASVKKGLSDIGGLAKKLFSPTGLILGGLGALGLGKLASSFIETASSFEGLEASLTTTLGSLDLARQAIAYANKEAAASPYTVLEYGEAIKTLSAYGIDYAAVMQTVGDTAASMGKPLQQAVEALADALQGEGERLKEFGIKQKIAGDQITYTWVDAMGKVRNTVAQNSPEIIQQTLLAIWNEKYQGGMEKFGTTWKGLTSTAKSLWDEFKLAIANSGTFELLKNGLQVVIGKINEAKKAGDFQKWAQQAGEAVFTVARAIVESIPRVLIMTLEVISKITMGFRGWQMLIGELKIAFLGFARIAQSVLGGIAEGAAKVWSITNIFGQSDDLINDLRSFADNQKLVAQQLHADRDAEIRKQQQTIAGYTKEQQEIEGYKRKVAEMEGAFKNFVAQVNTAAAAQKETGEAAKEGSAVAINAMQDEGRAIEALIAKYRRLNEAAGRRGGSFSVAGLDQALDDAERTE from the coding sequence ATGGCCAAGGATAAAAAAATATCGCTGATCATCAGCGCCAAAAATCAGGCCAAGGGAGCCTTTGCGTCGGTCAAGAAGGGTTTGTCTGACATTGGCGGCCTGGCCAAAAAGCTCTTCAGCCCCACCGGACTGATCCTGGGCGGTCTCGGCGCGCTGGGCCTGGGCAAACTGGCCTCATCGTTTATCGAGACGGCCAGCAGTTTCGAAGGGTTGGAAGCGTCGCTGACCACCACTCTGGGCAGTCTTGACCTGGCGCGGCAGGCCATCGCCTACGCCAACAAAGAGGCCGCCGCCAGTCCTTACACCGTTTTGGAGTATGGCGAAGCGATCAAGACCCTGTCGGCCTACGGTATCGACTACGCTGCCGTCATGCAAACCGTCGGCGATACCGCCGCCAGCATGGGCAAACCACTGCAACAGGCTGTCGAAGCCCTGGCCGACGCCCTGCAGGGCGAAGGGGAGCGTCTCAAGGAATTTGGCATCAAGCAAAAGATTGCCGGTGACCAGATCACCTATACCTGGGTCGACGCCATGGGCAAGGTGCGAAACACCGTCGCCCAAAACAGCCCGGAGATTATCCAGCAGACCCTGCTCGCCATCTGGAACGAAAAGTACCAGGGCGGCATGGAGAAATTCGGGACGACCTGGAAGGGCCTGACCAGCACCGCCAAGAGCCTGTGGGACGAATTCAAGCTGGCGATCGCCAACAGCGGCACCTTCGAATTGCTCAAAAACGGACTGCAGGTCGTCATCGGCAAAATCAACGAGGCCAAAAAAGCCGGCGATTTCCAGAAATGGGCCCAGCAGGCCGGCGAAGCCGTGTTTACCGTCGCCCGGGCGATTGTCGAGAGCATTCCGCGAGTGCTGATCATGACCTTGGAAGTGATCAGCAAAATCACCATGGGGTTCCGTGGCTGGCAAATGCTGATCGGTGAACTGAAGATCGCGTTTCTCGGCTTCGCCCGGATCGCGCAATCCGTTCTCGGCGGCATCGCCGAGGGCGCCGCCAAGGTCTGGTCCATCACCAATATCTTCGGGCAGTCAGATGACCTGATCAACGATTTGCGATCGTTCGCCGATAATCAAAAACTCGTCGCCCAACAGCTGCATGCCGACCGCGACGCGGAGATCCGCAAACAACAGCAAACCATTGCGGGATACACCAAAGAGCAGCAGGAGATCGAAGGCTACAAGCGCAAGGTCGCGGAAATGGAAGGGGCGTTTAAAAATTTCGTGGCCCAGGTCAACACCGCGGCCGCCGCCCAAAAGGAAACCGGGGAGGCGGCCAAAGAAGGCTCGGCCGTGGCGATCAACGCCATGCAGGATGAGGGGCGCGCCATTGAAGCGTTGATCGCAAAATACCGCCGTCTCAATGAGGCGGCGGGCCGCCGGGGCGGCAGTTTTTCGGTCGCCGGGCTCGACCAGGCGCTGGATGACGCGGAGCGCACCGAATGA